One Sagittula stellata E-37 genomic window carries:
- a CDS encoding M91 family zinc metallopeptidase: MLALLAICAVLQEVKRRELMARIKNGESSITVSGSDEFKEKAYASLEKLSKTPTGLGLLLELEKTGKSVEIVETAGGNSENPASMADGTYDRVNDQPGPGTTSVVKFNPEKKQIKDGSEGWHNRDPAVALGHELIHSLHDANGTNDGRNPLPYEDLNGDNRTAPGYEHQAVGLGDYEDDPFTENKIREEMGEEKRPFY, translated from the coding sequence ATGCTTGCATTGCTTGCCATCTGCGCCGTCCTTCAGGAGGTCAAGCGCCGCGAGTTGATGGCGCGCATCAAGAACGGCGAGTCCTCGATCACCGTCAGCGGCAGCGACGAGTTCAAGGAAAAGGCCTATGCCTCGCTGGAGAAGCTGTCGAAGACGCCGACCGGACTGGGTTTGCTGCTGGAGCTTGAGAAGACCGGCAAGTCGGTGGAGATCGTCGAGACCGCCGGCGGCAACAGCGAGAACCCGGCCAGCATGGCGGATGGCACCTATGACCGGGTGAACGATCAGCCGGGGCCGGGCACGACCAGCGTGGTGAAGTTCAACCCCGAGAAGAAGCAGATCAAGGACGGGTCGGAGGGCTGGCACAATCGCGACCCCGCCGTTGCCCTCGGGCACGAGCTGATCCACAGTCTGCACGACGCGAACGGCACCAACGACGGGCGCAACCCCTTGCCCTACGAGGATCTGAACGGCGACAACCGCACCGCTCCGGGCTATGAGCATCAGGCGGTCGGGCTGGGCGATTACGAAGACGACCCGTTCACCGAGAACAAGATCCGCGAAGAGATGGGCGAAGAGAAGCGTCCCTTCTACTGA
- a CDS encoding DUF427 domain-containing protein, with the protein MTTPITIAPAVGTWVVRAGGAVLGESSRALELREGDLPPVIYFPREDIGMAFLDATDHKTTCPHKGEASYFSIMSKSRTYQNAVWSYENPKDEVAQIKDHLAFYAQDGVDVEQV; encoded by the coding sequence ATGACCACGCCCATAACGATCGCGCCCGCCGTGGGCACGTGGGTGGTGCGCGCCGGCGGGGCCGTCCTCGGCGAAAGCTCCCGCGCGCTGGAACTTCGCGAAGGCGATCTGCCGCCGGTGATCTACTTCCCGCGCGAGGACATCGGCATGGCCTTCCTCGACGCCACCGACCACAAGACCACCTGCCCCCACAAGGGCGAGGCGTCCTATTTCTCCATCATGTCCAAGAGCCGCACCTACCAAAACGCGGTCTGGTCCTACGAGAACCCGAAGGACGAGGTGGCGCAGATCAAGGACCACCTCGCCTTTTATGCGCAGGACGGCGTCGACGTCGAACAGGTCTGA
- a CDS encoding aminopeptidase P family protein — MFQTFTETASPDQGPARLSALQDLMRTEGVDGVLVPRSDAHQGEYVAPHDDRLAWLTGFTGSAGWAIALTDRAAIFTDSRYTVQVKAQTDTVFEKVDWPGTSLADWLAEALPEGRLAYDPWLLTVAERRRLAEKLPKLTLVPMENLIDRLWEDQPAPPMGAVFAQPLELAGEAHEDKIARLSKTLAPVEAAVITLPDSLAWLLNIRGSDIPKNPVPHGFALLNADATVDLFIAPEKLTDLGDHLGPSVRTHAPDAFIPALKAREGMVRIDPASCPVAVHEALAQPVEGEDPCILPKACKNAAELDGTRAAHLRDACAMVRFLAWLDAQAPGSLTEIAVVKKLEAERAATNALRDISFDTIAGTGPNGAIVHYRVTEKTDRTVEDGHLLLVDSGGQYVDGTTDITRTIPIGKPTAEHREAFTRVLKGMIALSRLRFPKGMAGRDIDVLARVALWEAGLDYGHGTGHGVGSYLCVHEGPARIARTGTVAFQPGMILSNEPGFYREGAFGIRIENLIVVEEAPERPGQTIPQMYRFETLTLVPIDRRLIDTDLLSEAERQWLDGYHARVLDTLRPHVDDAAGDWLELACQPL, encoded by the coding sequence AACCGCCTCTCCCGACCAGGGGCCTGCCCGCCTGTCCGCCCTTCAGGACCTCATGCGGACCGAAGGCGTCGACGGCGTGCTGGTGCCCCGCTCCGACGCGCACCAGGGCGAATACGTCGCGCCGCACGACGACCGGCTGGCATGGCTTACCGGCTTCACCGGCTCGGCGGGCTGGGCCATCGCCCTGACCGACCGCGCCGCGATCTTCACCGACAGCCGCTACACCGTTCAGGTCAAGGCGCAGACCGACACCGTCTTCGAAAAGGTCGACTGGCCGGGCACTTCGCTGGCCGACTGGCTGGCCGAGGCGCTGCCCGAAGGCCGCCTGGCCTACGATCCGTGGCTGCTGACCGTGGCCGAGCGCCGCCGCCTTGCCGAAAAGCTCCCGAAGCTCACGCTCGTGCCGATGGAGAACCTGATCGACCGCCTGTGGGAGGATCAGCCCGCGCCGCCGATGGGCGCCGTCTTTGCCCAGCCGCTGGAACTGGCAGGCGAAGCGCATGAGGACAAGATCGCCCGCCTGTCGAAGACGCTCGCCCCGGTGGAGGCCGCCGTGATCACCCTGCCGGACAGCCTTGCGTGGCTGCTGAACATCCGCGGCTCGGACATTCCGAAGAACCCGGTGCCGCACGGCTTTGCCCTGCTGAACGCCGATGCCACCGTCGACCTGTTCATCGCCCCCGAAAAGCTGACCGATCTCGGCGACCACCTCGGACCTTCGGTCCGCACCCACGCGCCCGACGCATTCATCCCGGCGCTGAAAGCCCGCGAGGGTATGGTGCGCATCGACCCTGCCTCCTGCCCCGTCGCGGTGCACGAAGCGCTGGCGCAGCCCGTGGAGGGCGAAGACCCCTGCATCCTGCCCAAGGCCTGCAAGAACGCGGCGGAACTCGACGGCACCCGCGCCGCCCACCTGCGCGACGCCTGCGCCATGGTGCGGTTCCTCGCCTGGCTCGATGCACAGGCCCCCGGGTCGCTGACCGAGATCGCCGTCGTCAAGAAGCTGGAGGCCGAGCGCGCCGCCACCAACGCGCTCCGCGACATCTCCTTCGACACCATCGCCGGGACCGGCCCGAACGGCGCCATCGTGCACTACCGCGTGACCGAAAAGACCGACCGCACGGTGGAGGACGGGCACCTCCTGCTGGTCGATTCCGGTGGGCAATACGTCGACGGCACCACCGATATCACCCGCACCATCCCCATCGGCAAACCCACCGCCGAGCACAGGGAGGCGTTCACCCGCGTCCTGAAGGGCATGATCGCGCTCTCGCGCCTGCGTTTCCCGAAGGGCATGGCGGGCCGCGACATCGACGTGCTGGCCCGCGTGGCGTTGTGGGAGGCCGGGCTCGACTATGGTCACGGCACCGGCCACGGCGTCGGCTCCTATCTGTGCGTGCACGAAGGACCGGCCCGCATCGCGCGCACCGGCACCGTGGCTTTCCAACCCGGCATGATCCTGTCGAACGAGCCGGGCTTCTACCGCGAAGGTGCCTTCGGCATCCGGATCGAGAACCTCATCGTGGTGGAGGAGGCCCCCGAACGCCCAGGCCAGACCATCCCGCAGATGTACCGCTTCGAGACGCTGACCCTGGTGCCCATCGACCGTCGCCTGATCGACACGGATCTGCTGTCCGAGGCCGAACGGCAATGGCTCGACGGCTATCACGCCCGGGTGCTGGACACACTGCGCCCGCATGTAGATGATGCCGCAGGTGACTGGTTAGAGCTTGCGTGCCAACCGCTCTGA